From Candidatus Nomurabacteria bacterium, one genomic window encodes:
- a CDS encoding glycosyltransferase family 2 protein: MAEVDQSHLLPYARRADFKVARASELTGKDRRFYRFLEIVPGIASWGFLIGLVLASIYASFFAAYFIIAFAVFWLLKTIFLSYHVRHNWKRLKHHMELDWEQLVGRFCYDHFYHLVIFPFYEEPKEVLEGALKGLLEAKYDPKKMIVVLAAEGRAGKDAENLAREMERKYAGKFGHFMVTVHPADLPGELAGKGSNTHHALHQVREQIIDKHQIPYKNVITSIFDVDTVIYPDYFNCLIWHFMTVENPYKSAFQPVPLFTNNLWDAPALSRVMAMSSTFWQMIMQERPEKAATFSSHSVSFQALYEIGYGQANVVSEDSRIYWNLLVANNGDFEVVSLSYPIAMDATVAPTLRGTIKNIYKQHRRWTYGVENWCYIVYHFVKNKDIPLKKRWAIGLLQGEGYWSLATYPLVLFILGWAPIYLGPPDFHQTLLSFELPIMVRNLLILAMGGLVLSSIISLSLTPPRPAHHSRFRYVVMAVQWIMVPITMVVFSAIPGLDSQTRLLFGKYMGFWVTPKRQKN; encoded by the coding sequence ATGGCGGAGGTAGACCAGTCGCATTTGCTTCCATATGCGCGCAGGGCCGACTTCAAAGTCGCTCGCGCCTCAGAACTAACCGGCAAAGACCGGCGTTTTTATCGATTCCTTGAGATCGTACCAGGTATCGCGTCGTGGGGTTTTTTGATCGGTCTCGTACTCGCGTCAATTTATGCATCATTCTTTGCGGCATACTTCATTATCGCTTTCGCCGTCTTTTGGCTCTTAAAGACCATCTTCTTGTCGTACCATGTGCGACATAATTGGAAGCGGCTGAAGCATCATATGGAACTCGATTGGGAGCAGCTCGTTGGTCGTTTTTGTTATGACCATTTTTATCACCTCGTGATCTTCCCATTTTATGAAGAGCCGAAGGAGGTGCTTGAAGGGGCGCTGAAAGGTCTACTTGAAGCCAAATACGATCCAAAGAAAATGATCGTCGTGCTCGCGGCCGAAGGCCGCGCCGGCAAAGATGCCGAAAACCTTGCGCGCGAGATGGAGCGAAAGTATGCCGGCAAGTTTGGTCACTTTATGGTGACGGTCCACCCGGCAGACCTGCCAGGGGAGTTGGCCGGAAAGGGTTCGAATACACATCATGCCCTGCATCAGGTGCGTGAGCAGATCATCGACAAGCACCAGATTCCGTACAAAAACGTCATCACATCAATCTTCGACGTCGACACAGTGATCTATCCAGATTATTTCAATTGTCTTATTTGGCATTTCATGACCGTTGAGAATCCGTACAAGAGCGCGTTCCAGCCAGTGCCGCTTTTCACGAACAATCTCTGGGATGCGCCAGCGCTCTCACGCGTAATGGCGATGTCGAGTACCTTCTGGCAGATGATCATGCAGGAACGTCCGGAGAAAGCGGCGACATTCTCGTCGCACTCAGTGAGCTTCCAAGCACTCTATGAGATCGGCTATGGCCAAGCGAACGTGGTGAGTGAAGATTCGCGTATTTATTGGAATTTACTTGTCGCGAACAACGGTGATTTTGAAGTGGTGTCATTGTCATACCCGATCGCTATGGATGCAACGGTAGCGCCGACGCTTCGCGGTACGATCAAAAATATCTACAAGCAACATCGACGTTGGACGTACGGTGTCGAGAACTGGTGCTACATCGTGTATCACTTTGTGAAGAATAAAGACATTCCGCTGAAGAAGCGCTGGGCAATTGGCTTACTGCAAGGGGAGGGGTACTGGTCGCTTGCTACCTATCCACTTGTGCTTTTCATTTTGGGCTGGGCACCGATCTATCTCGGCCCCCCGGATTTTCATCAGACACTACTCTCTTTTGAGCTGCCGATCATGGTCCGCAACCTGCTTATCTTGGCGATGGGTGGTTTGGTGTTATCTTCGATCATCTCATTGTCACTCACGCCGCCACGCCCTGCGCACCACAGCCGGTTCCGCTATGTCGTAATGGCAGTACAATGGATCATGGTGCCAATCACCATGGTGGTTTTTAGTGCCATCCCAGGACTCGATTCACAGACTCGGTTACTATTTGGGAAGTATATGGGCTTCTGGGTGACTCCTAAGCGACAAAAAAATTAA
- the tsf gene encoding elongation factor Ts (EF-Ts; functions during elongation stage of protein translation; forms a dimer; associates with EF-Tu-GDP complex and promotes exchange of GDP to GTP resulting in regeneration of the active form of EF-Tu), whose amino-acid sequence MEITSAQLKELRDKTGISVMQCKKALEEAAGDMDKAVIILKKKRSEAAEKKADRELGAGAVGVYVHNTNEVAAVVLLACETDFVSKNEEFVALAKDIAMHVAATDPKYISKDELPEDAIEKAKEVFAPELEGKPEDMKEKIMQGKLDSYFKDQVLMEQDFVKNPDQTIGEMVTGGVQKFGENISIAQISRVSVK is encoded by the coding sequence ATGGAAATTACATCAGCACAACTCAAAGAATTACGAGATAAGACTGGCATCTCAGTGATGCAGTGTAAGAAGGCGCTTGAAGAAGCAGCGGGTGACATGGACAAGGCTGTGATCATCCTTAAGAAGAAGCGTTCTGAAGCTGCAGAGAAAAAAGCAGACCGTGAACTTGGTGCTGGCGCAGTCGGTGTGTACGTACACAACACTAATGAAGTAGCGGCAGTGGTGCTGCTAGCCTGTGAAACTGACTTCGTATCAAAGAACGAAGAATTCGTTGCACTTGCGAAGGATATTGCGATGCATGTAGCGGCAACTGATCCAAAGTACATCTCAAAGGATGAACTTCCAGAAGATGCGATCGAAAAAGCAAAGGAAGTGTTTGCTCCTGAGCTCGAAGGCAAGCCAGAAGACATGAAGGAAAAGATCATGCAAGGCAAGCTTGATTCGTACTTCAAGGATCAGGTGCTTATGGAACAGGACTTCGTGAAGAATCCAGATCAGACCATCGGTGAGATGGTAACTGGTGGCGTGCAGAAGTTTGGTGAGAATATCTCAATTGCACAGATCTCACGAGTCTCTGTAAAATAG
- the rpsB gene encoding 30S ribosomal protein S2, giving the protein MSTTSIIDKLFEAGSHFGFKKSRRHPSVAKYVFATKDGSDIIDLEKTTALLETAKETLKEAGSHGKIVLFVSTKDEAAKIVTAAAEKTESPYVTNRWIGGMLTNWSEIKKRINRLEALMHEKESGELERKYTKKERVVLGREIDKLSFNFAGIAKMPKLPDLMVVVDPRHDEIAINEAREKNIPVIALMSSDCDARKITYPVVANDSLQSSVSLLVHELVDAYAEGKATYVPKPADSRPRGGDRRRPA; this is encoded by the coding sequence ATGTCAACAACATCAATCATCGACAAGCTTTTTGAAGCCGGGTCACACTTCGGTTTTAAGAAGAGTCGTCGTCACCCTTCGGTGGCAAAGTATGTGTTCGCAACCAAAGACGGAAGCGATATCATCGACCTCGAAAAGACAACCGCATTACTCGAAACTGCCAAGGAAACTCTTAAGGAAGCTGGTTCACACGGCAAGATCGTGCTGTTTGTAAGTACCAAGGACGAAGCAGCAAAGATCGTCACTGCAGCGGCAGAAAAGACCGAGTCACCATATGTGACTAACCGTTGGATCGGAGGTATGCTCACTAACTGGAGCGAGATCAAGAAGCGTATCAATCGTCTTGAAGCGTTGATGCACGAAAAGGAATCAGGTGAACTCGAACGAAAGTACACCAAGAAGGAGCGTGTCGTGCTTGGTCGCGAGATCGATAAGCTCAGCTTCAACTTTGCAGGTATTGCAAAGATGCCAAAGCTTCCAGATCTTATGGTAGTGGTAGACCCACGTCATGATGAGATCGCGATCAACGAAGCTCGTGAAAAGAATATTCCAGTGATCGCGCTTATGAGCTCAGACTGTGATGCTCGAAAGATCACCTACCCGGTAGTAGCGAACGATTCGCTTCAGAGCAGTGTGTCACTCTTGGTGCACGAATTGGTAGACGCGTACGCAGAAGGAAAGGCAACGTACGTACCAAAGCCTGCGGACAGCCGTCCACGTGGTGGAGACCGACGTCGTCCTGCATAG
- a CDS encoding PCRF domain-containing protein, translating into MEIDQDKLKEFKENQKTQFLASQFESELAKLREAEELAASDPEMAELAQEEIESLTKQLQGQWDEMDHIIEASREEEAKPYGVVLEVRAGAGGDEASLFAGELANMYLKYAEVNGWPRTTEHVSATEAGGYKEAAFEILHPKAYEDLRYETGVHRVQRIPATEKQGRIHTSTASVAILPLRKKPSIEINPSDIDMEFSRSGGAGGQNVNKVETAVRLIHRPTGVDVRSQSERSQLKNREKAMTLLIAKLEAMHEEEEMKKHADTRKNQIGTGDRSEKIRTYNFPQNRITDHRIKQSWHSIEATLGGALGPIVESLQKVAAGGELGTDEDE; encoded by the coding sequence ATGGAGATCGACCAAGACAAACTGAAAGAATTCAAAGAAAATCAAAAGACGCAATTTTTGGCGTCGCAGTTTGAGAGTGAGCTTGCGAAGCTCCGCGAAGCTGAGGAACTTGCTGCATCAGATCCAGAAATGGCAGAGCTTGCACAAGAAGAAATCGAATCACTCACCAAGCAGCTTCAAGGACAATGGGATGAAATGGACCACATCATTGAAGCAAGTAGAGAAGAGGAAGCAAAGCCGTATGGTGTCGTTCTCGAAGTGCGGGCTGGTGCTGGTGGCGATGAAGCGTCGCTCTTTGCAGGTGAGTTAGCCAACATGTATCTAAAGTATGCCGAAGTAAATGGCTGGCCGCGCACCACTGAGCATGTCTCAGCGACTGAAGCGGGTGGATACAAAGAAGCGGCGTTTGAGATCTTGCACCCAAAGGCATATGAAGACCTGCGCTATGAAACGGGTGTTCATCGTGTACAGCGTATTCCGGCGACCGAGAAGCAGGGCCGTATTCATACCTCTACTGCATCGGTGGCAATTTTGCCACTGCGTAAAAAGCCAAGTATCGAGATCAATCCAAGCGATATTGATATGGAATTTTCACGCTCTGGGGGCGCTGGCGGTCAGAATGTCAACAAGGTGGAAACTGCAGTACGACTCATTCATCGTCCGACTGGTGTTGATGTGCGTTCCCAGAGTGAGCGTTCACAGTTGAAGAATCGTGAAAAAGCGATGACACTTTTGATCGCGAAGCTTGAAGCAATGCATGAAGAAGAAGAAATGAAAAAGCACGCCGATACGCGCAAAAATCAGATCGGTACTGGTGATCGTTCAGAAAAGATCCGTACCTACAACTTCCCGCAAAATCGCATCACCGATCATCGTATTAAGCAGTCATGGCACTCGATCGAGGCAACCCTTGGTGGGGCACTTGGTCCGATCGTAGAGTCGCTGCAGAAAGTCGCTGCAGGTGGCGAACTTGGTACTGACGAAGATGAATAA
- a CDS encoding type B 50S ribosomal protein L31: MKKDIHPENYRMVIFHDNSSNERMLIGSTIETEETDTWTDGKEYPIFKVDVTSASHPFYTGQEKVMDSAGRVDRFKQRMAKAGDRKKK; this comes from the coding sequence ATGAAAAAAGATATTCATCCAGAAAATTACCGCATGGTAATCTTTCACGACAACTCTTCAAATGAGCGTATGCTCATCGGTTCAACTATCGAAACTGAAGAGACTGACACCTGGACTGATGGTAAGGAGTACCCAATCTTTAAGGTAGATGTAACCAGCGCCTCACACCCGTTTTATACTGGACAGGAGAAGGTAATGGACAGCGCCGGTCGAGTAGACCGCTTCAAGCAGCGAATGGCCAAGGCTGGCGATCGCAAGAAGAAGTAA
- a CDS encoding lytic murein transglycosylase has translation MTRTFIAGIFVLALLIPPQWADSETEAERRKRLETELQNVERQILTQQRLVEDKQQERQTLERDLTIIEGEIKKAQLGIQARAVAIEQLSDQIGEKEVVLDILAERLAKQQESLADLVRKSALLEDYSLVEVMLSKQSFSEFFTDVATYQSIKESLNESLAVLHGIRRDTVEQKNELENKQQTEAEMKRIQELQKDDIEAKEAEKARILTVTKGEEEEYQALLDSQRKTAAQLRSALFELLGGGGGIPFPDAVALAQYASGVTGVSAALILAILEQETNIGSNLGSCLFSDSHSSRPVMHPTRDEPVFLAIADILGFDPYSRTVSCPIMQNGSRVGWGGAMGPSQFIPSTWAIYGGIINIGGEWTYDKGSDAIRRINGNNTPANPFNNRDAFIATALLLRDNGANGTYSGDRLAALRYYAGWGGASNPANAFYGDQVMNRKSRLAQEIQILGS, from the coding sequence ATGACACGTACGTTCATCGCCGGTATTTTCGTATTAGCTTTACTGATACCCCCACAATGGGCTGATAGTGAAACAGAAGCGGAACGCCGTAAGCGTCTTGAGACTGAGTTGCAAAATGTTGAGCGACAGATCCTCACGCAGCAGCGATTGGTGGAGGACAAGCAACAAGAAAGGCAGACACTCGAACGCGACCTAACTATTATTGAGGGTGAGATCAAGAAAGCACAGCTTGGTATTCAAGCACGCGCAGTAGCAATCGAGCAGCTTTCAGATCAGATCGGTGAGAAGGAAGTGGTGCTTGATATTTTGGCAGAGCGACTGGCAAAACAGCAGGAATCTCTTGCTGATTTGGTTCGGAAGTCAGCGCTTCTAGAAGACTACTCGTTGGTTGAGGTGATGTTGAGTAAGCAAAGCTTTTCAGAGTTCTTTACCGATGTTGCAACCTATCAATCAATCAAGGAATCACTCAACGAATCACTTGCGGTGCTTCATGGTATTCGACGTGATACCGTTGAGCAGAAGAACGAGCTTGAGAACAAGCAGCAAACTGAAGCGGAGATGAAGCGGATCCAGGAACTACAGAAGGATGATATCGAAGCCAAAGAAGCAGAGAAAGCGCGTATTCTGACTGTGACAAAGGGTGAAGAAGAGGAGTATCAAGCATTGCTTGATTCTCAACGAAAGACCGCAGCCCAGCTTCGTAGTGCACTCTTCGAACTCCTTGGTGGTGGCGGTGGTATTCCATTCCCAGACGCGGTTGCTTTAGCGCAGTATGCGTCTGGTGTAACAGGAGTGAGTGCGGCACTGATCTTGGCGATCTTGGAACAAGAGACAAACATCGGCTCTAATCTTGGTAGCTGTCTCTTTAGCGATAGTCACAGCTCGCGACCGGTAATGCACCCGACGCGCGATGAACCAGTGTTCTTGGCGATCGCGGATATTCTTGGCTTTGATCCATACTCTCGCACTGTGTCGTGTCCAATCATGCAAAATGGGTCGCGTGTAGGGTGGGGAGGAGCGATGGGTCCATCACAGTTTATCCCATCAACGTGGGCGATCTATGGCGGTATTATTAATATCGGTGGTGAGTGGACATACGACAAGGGGTCTGACGCGATTCGCCGTATCAATGGCAACAACACACCAGCCAACCCATTCAACAACCGCGATGCCTTTATCGCGACCGCGCTCTTGCTGCGAGATAATGGTGCAAATGGCACGTACAGTGGCGACCGTTTGGCTGCACTTCGCTACTACGCTGGTTGGGGCGGCGCCTCTAATCCTGCTAATGCCTTCTATGGTGACCAGGTGATGAATCGTAAATCACGTCTTGCACAGGAGATTCAGATCTTGGGATCGTAA
- a CDS encoding 50S ribosomal protein L25: protein MTMTLAVTLRDDSVTLDTLRANGSVPAVIYGPKQEPTSVVLDEKAFDKVLKEAGEATVIELSGLSKSVEVLIKDVEFNPVKQRVMHVDLYAVDKDMEITAHVPLHFIGEAPVEESKEGSVTKVHHEIEVVCKPGVLPSHIDVDLSVLQKVSDKIHVSDLSIPAGVKVELDPEEAVVVISASRASGSEEESSEPVDMSSIEVEKKGKEDVEEEKA from the coding sequence ATGACAATGACATTAGCAGTCACCCTGCGTGACGATTCAGTGACCCTCGATACTTTACGAGCTAACGGTAGCGTACCGGCGGTCATTTATGGCCCAAAGCAAGAGCCAACTAGCGTGGTGCTTGATGAAAAGGCATTTGATAAGGTGCTTAAAGAGGCTGGTGAAGCAACCGTGATCGAGCTCTCTGGACTCAGTAAGTCAGTTGAAGTGCTTATCAAGGATGTAGAGTTTAATCCAGTAAAGCAGCGAGTAATGCATGTCGATCTCTACGCAGTAGATAAGGATATGGAGATCACCGCTCATGTACCACTACACTTCATCGGTGAAGCGCCAGTTGAAGAAAGTAAGGAAGGTTCAGTTACTAAAGTGCATCATGAGATCGAGGTTGTATGTAAGCCTGGTGTATTGCCAAGTCATATCGATGTTGATCTAAGCGTACTTCAGAAGGTTTCAGATAAGATCCACGTAAGTGATCTTTCGATTCCTGCTGGCGTGAAGGTAGAGCTTGACCCAGAAGAAGCAGTAGTGGTCATCAGCGCCTCACGCGCAAGTGGATCTGAAGAAGAATCAAGTGAGCCAGTCGATATGAGCTCGATCGAGGTTGAAAAGAAAGGAAAGGAAGACGTAGAGGAGGAGAAAGCATAG